The Vampirovibrio chlorellavorus genome includes the window ATATGGTGGGCTTGCCTCGGGATGCTTTCCGGCGGTATCCGCATGAATTTTCGGGCGGGCAGCGTCAGCGTGTGGGCATTGCCCGGGCCATTGCCCTGAATCCCCGCTTTATTGTGGCCGATGAGCCGGTCAGTGCCCTGGATGTCTCCGTGCAGGCCCAGATTTTGAATTTGATGGACGATCTGAAAAAAGAATTCAAACTGACTTACCTGTTCATTGCCCACAATCTCAGTGTGGTGGAGTATATCAGCGATCGGGTGGCGGTCATGTATCTGGGTAAAATCGTGGAAATCGCCCCGGCGGCTTCTCTGTATCATCAACCCTTGCACCCGTATACCAAGGCGTTGTTATCGGCCATTCCGGTGCCTGACCCCACCGTGGATTTGAGCAAGCGGGTGTTGCTGCAAGGGGATTTGCCCAGTCCGTCCAATCCGCCTAGTGGTTGTCGCTTCCATACCCGTTGTCCCTATGTGGTGGACAAGTGCAAGACCGAAGTTCCCGCCGGGATTGAGTATTTACCTGGGCATGTGGCTTACTGCCATCGGGTGCTGGAAATCAATGCGTTACCCCCATCTCTATAAGCACCGCTGCCCGAGATAAAGGGTGCAGGATCCCGGGGTGATTGGCTCGTTTTGGGGAAACGGGATTTTGAATTTCTGTAAAAACAAACTGAAAATCATCCATTTGGCACTCAAGTTTCTGCGGGCTTGTCCGATAGCTGGGTTACGGCAAAATTTTGTCGGTAACCATCCCACTTGAACAAGAAGGAGTTCGTGTCTTGAAATCGCAGAATGGAAAATGGGCCGAGCTTTTTAACTTTGATGATGACGTACTGGATGATTCCCTGGGTCTGGGCGATGAAGCCGAAGAGGGTATCCTGTTTTTAGAGGAAGCTCACGAAGCGTTGAACAAGCTGAGCCAAAAGGCCAACACACGGGGCAAATTAATGAGACAACCTCGCAAAGCGGAAAGCTGGCACTGAAACCGTCCATTTTATGTCTATTTCAAGGGGGAGCCGTATGGGGCTCCCTTTTTTGATTCGCCGCCAGGGCATGCAAATACCGAGACTTGGGCTAAAATAAGCGGGTACTGACCTGAAGGTAACGCTTATGCCCTCGATCCTTGGCCATGTGGATGGCGTCAAGAAAAGTCTGGTTCACCGGCTGGAAAAGCTCTATCAGCGTCGGGTGAAGGGGGGCGTCCTTCTTTCCCGCGACCTGGCAGAGGAATTGTGTGAGCTGAGTTTGTTACTCAAACGTGAAATTTCCGTGTTCATGGACTTTCAGGGACGGGTGGAGCTGGTGGTGGTGGGCCCGCTAAATGATCTGGATCAGTTGCCCATTGCCCTGCCTGCCAGTACCGATGGTCTGGCCCGTCGGTACTGTTTGCACACCCGTCTGGGCTGGCAAATCCCTGCCTTGGGAGATCAGGTGATGGTTCTGCAATTTCATCTACCGGTTTTGGGAATCCTGATGGCCGGTTTGTCGCCGCAGCATCCGGGGGGCTTTAGTCGCCAGTTTGGGGAGCAACCGCAGTTTTGCGATGGTTTTTATCTGCTGAGCCCGGCCAGTGAGGCTTTACCGGGTGGGGAGACCCGGCGTTCCTGCGAGGTGGGCGACTTAACCACCGTGGGCAAAGCCGCGGAGGAATCTCTGGAAAAGTGGATTGAGTGGACGGAGCCGGTATTCGCGCGGGGACCGCATCAATTGGCCCAGTCCGGCGAACGGGCCTTGTTAATGGGTATTCATACCGGGGGAGCGCAGGCGGAGAGTGACTTGCAAGACACCCTGGATGAGTTGAGCCAGCTGGCCAAGTCCGCCGGGGCGGTGGTGGTGGATCGGGTCACGCAGGCCCGCAAGCATCCCGATCCGGGAACCTACATCGGTTCGGGCAAAGCCGATGAATTTGCCTTCCTGATTCAGCAACTGCAAATCGATGTGGTGATTGCCGATGACGAGTTGAGTCCGGTTCAGCAGCGCAATTTGGAGCGAATTTTACGCACCAAGGTGATCGATCGCACCGAGTTGATTCTGGATATTTTTGCCCAGCGGGCCCAGTCCCGGGAAGGTAAAATTCAGGTGGAACTGGCCCAGTTGCAGTATGAAATGCCCCGCCTGAAAGGGCGAGGGCGGGCGTTCAGTCAACAGACCGCCGTGGGGGCCAAAGGGGGCATTGCCACCCGGGGGCCGGGTGAAACCCGGCTGGAGACGGATCGGCGGCTGTTGCGGGAACGGGTCACCCAGTTGGAAAAAGAGGCCCAGCAAGTGGTGCGGCATCGCCAATTTCAGCGCCAGTCCCGCAAGCAGTCTCACATGCCACTGATTGCGCTGGTGGGTTACACCAACGCCGGAAAATCAACCCTCATGCGCCGCCTGACGCTAGCCGATGTCTTGGTGGAGGATCGCCTGTTCGCCACGCTGGACCCCACCATTCGCAAGTTGTACTTACCACCCGATGCCCAGGATGTGGACACGTTGGGGCAAGAGGTGCTGCTGTCCGATACGGTCGGTTTTATTCGTAAGCTGCCCACCTTTTTGATCAAGGCCTTTCGGGCCACTTTGGAGGAGGCCGCCTCTGCGGATTTGCTGTGGCACGTGTGGGATATCAGCCACCCGGAGCGTCTCAAGCAGATGGCATCCGTGCAGGAGGTTTTGACTACTTTGTGGGAAGAGTTGGGCATTGAGCCGCCTCCCATGTGGACGGTGTGCAACAAGATGGATCGCTGGCAGGCCCTTTCCGTTGAAGAGCTGGCCATGCTGGAGGCTGCCGCCCAGACTCCCGTTTTTCCCATTTCGGCCAAAGCCGGAGATGGTATTTCGGAACTGTTGCGCGCCACTCGGCACTTTTTACAGGGCCCTGCGTCTTATGCTGATCAACGAACGGATTTTGCAGAACGTCTGGAGCGGTAGCTTAAAATCCCCTCAACGTGCTTACCGCCCCTGATGGGGTGAAAGCGGATTTTTGTGAATGGTAAAGGAGCGACCTACGTGAAACCCTCGCACCCTTCTCTGGAGCGCTTACGGCGTATCGCCAATTTGATGGATTCCGCCGTGACCATTCCGGTACTTCGCAAGAAGATAGGGTTAGACCCCTTGTTGGGTCTGTTCCCCGGGGGGGGAGACGCGCTGGGCTTGCTGTTATCCTCTTATGCGGTATGGGTGGCGTTTGAGCTGGGTTTACCCCGCATCGTGATGATGCGGATTGTGATTAACATTGTGCTGGATTGGCTGATTGGGCTGGTTCCGGTGGTTGGCGATGTGGCTGATATTTTCTGGAAAGCCAACCAGATGAATGTGCGAATTGTGGAAGCGGCTTATCGGGAAATGCTGGTTCAGGGCCATGGTGCCCAAAGCAAAACGGTCACCATTGATGTGACCGTTGAGCCTGTTTAAAACCAGTATTTATGGGAACCGAATGAGCCCCTTGTCAGGGGTTATTCGGTATGACCGATGTGGTAGATCTTCAGCATGTTGTCGGCACCCTTCATTTGGGTGTTACCAGCGCAAAAGACCACACCTTCCCCTTTTTTCAGGAGGTTTTTCTCAAAAATGGCCTTCTCGCCATTTTCCAGCATCACATCGGTCTGTTCGGACTGCGGGATGACCACGGGCACCACGCCCCACAGCAGGGCCATTTTGTTAGCCACTTCGGCCTTGGGGGTCAGGGCGATGATGGGACGAGTGGGCTTGAGCTTGGAAATGCGTTGGGCCATACTCCCCGAGTTAGAGAAAACTACTACCGCCTTGATATTGGCTTTTCGTGCGGCATAGCTGGCCGTTTGGGCAATGGCATGGTAGAAGTTGGGTGAGACCGTGCGGTTCTCTTCCATGGGGCGATCCAGGCTGTTGGCAAAAATGCTTTTTTCCGCTTCGTGGATAATCCGGCCCATCATGGTGACGGTGGCCACCGGATGCTCACCCACGGAGGTTTCGCCAGAGAGCATCAGAGCATCGGCACCATCAAAGACGGCGTTGGCGATGTCGCTGACATCTGAACGGCTGGGCTGCACGGAGCTAATCATGGATTCCAGCATTTGGGTGGCAATAATCACCGGTTTGGCGGCGGCGTTGGCTTTGGCCACCAGCATTTTCTGCGCTACGGGCACTTCTTCAGGACGTAACTCCACGCCCAAGTCGCCTCGTGCAACCATTAAGGCATCCGTTTCCTGAATAATATTGTCGATATCCTTGAGTGCCTGGGGTTTTTCGATTTTAGCCACCACCGGCGGGCAGGTATAACCCAGCGATTCCACGTACTGGCGCAATTCCACGATATCTTTGGCCTGCTGCACGAAGGACAGGGCAATGTAATCCACTTTGGCGGCCACGGCGGCGGCCACATCCTCTTTGTCTTTTTCAGTGAGAGACGGGATAGGCAGCGTTGTACCGGGGATGTTGATGCCTTTGCGGGCCTCCAGCAGTCCGCCCTGAACCACCTGACACTTCAGGGTTTCAGCGTTTACCTTTTCCAGCACTTCCAGACGGATTTTTCCGTCATCCAGCAAAATGAGGGCACCGGGCTCCAAAACCGCGATGAGTTCGCCGTATTTGGTGGCCACCACACCGGGTGAACTTTCCCGGGTGCGGCTGGTAAATTCCACCACGGAAAAATCTTCCAGAGGAATGGGCTGGTTGTCTTTCAGAAAGCCGGTACGGAGTTTGGGACCTTGCAAATCGGCCAAAATGGCCAGCGGTTGATTGAGTTCAGCGGCTACGTTTCGGAGCATTTGCACACGGGCACCCTGTTCATCGGCGTTGCCATGAGACATATTCAGGCGAAAAACACTGACACCGGCTAAAGCCAGTTGCTTGACCATTTCGGGAGAAGCCGTGGCAGGGCCCAGTGTGGCCACAATTTTGGTACGGTGTAAAAGGCTGATGTCTGCGTGTTGGAGGGCAGGGTTATTCTTCTGAGGTTGGGGGGAGGCTTGTTGTGTTGCGATGGTCATTGATGATGGTTGTCCCGGTGACGACTAACGGTGCGGAGACTTTTTCGGGCTCATGTGTAATTTGATACCCGTCAATCTTCGCATTTGAGGGTACCATAAATATAAAATATCGTTCCAGTTCCATGCGGGGGTATAAATTGACGGTGTTGTTTTCCACCAGTTTCTGTTTGAGGACTTCGCCATAGGTGGTTCCAAAGTCGTTGCCAAGCTGGATTTCTAAAGGCTGAGAATAGCGCTCCTCTTCCTTGTCCGTGATGTTTTGCAACACGAATTCCCGGGAGGCCAGCGTCAAAGTTTTATTCGCCTGATTTTTTAAATGCGCTTTTACCACCAGATACTGACCGTCCGGGATCTTTTTACCCAAAGCGTCCAGTTGATCCACTTGCAGGACTTCCATAGAGAAAGCGGTTTGTTTTTTCTCTGCGTTTTCAGTCTTTTTACCAGCGCAACCAGTTAATAGCACCGGGCTGATTGCCAATAAGCCAAAGCAGCTAAGGGCAAACAGCGATTGGGAGAGACAGTTTTTTTTCATAGGGCCCTCTAAAATAAAACATCGGACTAAAACGCGATTAGACTGACAACCTCAGTATCTAGACGTCTCAAAGTGTTCTTTTATTTTACCAATAAACTACTCGCCATGAGCGCAGCCAATCAGCTTATTCAGGCTGTCCAGATTTTCTGTGCGGCAAAATGCCTGCAAGTCCGACTGAATGGTTTTGAAAATGGTGGGTTGCCGAAAGCAAATGGTGCCCACTTGTACCAGGCTGGCCCCTGCCATCAGGAATTCCAGAACATCCTGAGCGTTGCTGATGCCTCCCACCCCGATAATGGGCGTTTCCGGGAAGTGTTTGTGCAGATTCCAGATGGCGTGCAGGGCGATGGGCTTGATGCCGGGGCCGCTGTATCCGGCGGAGACTCGGGGCATTACCGGTTTTTTCTGGTGGATGTCAATGGCCACGCCCAAGACGGTGTTGATGGCGGTCAGTCCGGCCGCTCCCCCCTCAATGGCCGCTGCTCCAATGGAGACAATATCGCTGACGTTGGGGGTCAGTTTGGCGAACACGGGTTTGGGGCAAATGCCGGTGACCGCGCTGAGGGCTTCCTTGACCGAATCGGCGGCGCTGCCAAAATGGATGCCCCCCTTGGCCACGTTCGGGCAAGACAGGTTGAGTTCTATGGCGTCAATCTGGGCGGCGTGAGGATGGCTGAGCGTGGTTTCGATCATCTGGGCAAATTCCGCGCTGCTGTTGGCGGAAATGCTGAGGATCACGGGCAGGCCCATCGCTTTGAGTTCGGGGATTTCGGTTTCCAGACTGTAGGCCAGCCCCGGATTTTGCAGCCCAATGCTGTTCAGCATGCCGATGCCGGGCAACTCGGTGGTGCGGGGTTGCAGGTTCCCGGCCTGCGGGTTTTGGGTCACCGTTTTGGTCACAATGCCGCCCATGACCGCTTTAAGCGGGAAAAGCTGGTTGAACAAGGGGGCGTTAAAGGTGCCGGAGGCGTTCAGCAAGGGGCTGTGAAACGACAGCCCGGCGGCGGAAATACTCAGAGAAGGCATTACTGTGGACATGGGGCCTCCTCACAGAACGCGCTGAGCGGGCGAGGGGGGCCGCCTTGCCAGTCGATCAGGCTGGCCTCAAACACGGGGCCTTCCAGACAGACTTTGGCGGGCAAATAGCGGTCGGTACGTGGGATGACGCAACCGGTGCAGGCGCCTGTGCCACAGGGCATACGCTCTTCCAGAGAAACTTCTACCCGAATGGCCGGATTGATGGACTTGAGCAAAGTGGCGGTGGCCGCCATCATGCGGGTAGGGCCACACACGTAGGCCTCCTGGGCTTGCGACACCAATGCGGTGTGTTGCTCCAGCAACTGGCAAACGTTGCCATGAAAGCCCGCAGAGCCGTTGTCGGTGGCAATGTGCAGATTTTTCCCGAATTGTGCTTCCAGCGCGTTTTGCAGGCCAATTTCCCCGGCGTTACGAACCCCGTAGAAGCAATGGCCTTTTTCTGGCTGGCTTTTGGCCAGAAAATAAGGCGGGGCAATGCCAATGCCGCCGCCAATGTACAAGGCCGACTCTGGCTGGGTGGGCGGGGTGAATCCTTTGCCCAGCGGCCCCAGACAGTTGATGATCTGCCCGGGCTGAAAGTCCCCCATCATGGCGGTACCCACGCCCACCTGCTTGTAATAAATATCCAGCGTTTGGGGATCAGGGGTATCCAGCACACTGAAGGGCCGCCGAAAGTAGAATTGAGAGTCTGGCAGGTCCAGCATGACAAACTGGCCGGGCAAGCACTGGAATGAACCATCCAGCAGCCGAAGGCGCAGCAATTTGAGCTGGTTTCCGCAAATCTGGTTGGAGATCACCTGACAGCGCATATCGGTGAGCAGGCTTGGAAGGGGCGTTTGCAGCGGGGTTTGCATCGAAAAATAGGCCTGTGATGGGTTTAACGAGGGACGGCAATCTTACTGAGGGTTTGCTGCACCATTTGATCGGCGGTCAGCTCATCCAATTCCGCCTCCGCGGTGAGAATCAGTCGGTGGCGGATGATAGGGCCCGCCACGGCTTTGACGTTATCCGGTGTGACAAAGCCCTGCCCCTGAATGGCCGCGTGGGCCCGGCTGGCCGCCAGCAGCGATAATGCGGAGCGAGGGCTGCAACCCAGTTCGATATTGGGGTTTTGCCGGGTGTCCTGAATAATTTGCAGCATATAATCCCGCATACTGTCTTCCACCAGAATGTGCCCCAGCAGTTTACGGCACGCCAACACTTCCTCCCGGCTGACGATGGGGGTGAGTGCTTTTTGATAGAGGTAACGGGTGCCGGCGTGTTTGGCAAATTCGCTTAGCATCTGTTTTTCAGCGGCAGGGGCCGGGTACTTCATCTGAATTTTCATCATGAAGCGATCCAGCTGGGCTTCCGGCAGGGGGAAGGTGCCCTCAAACTCCACCGGGTTGAGAGTGGCAATGACCGTAAACAGGGGAGAGAGCGCATTGCGCTGCCCGTCCATAGTGACCTGTTGCTCTTCCATGGCTTCCAACAAGGCGGATTGGGTTTTGGGCGGGGTGCGGTTAATTTCATCGGCCAGCAACAAGTCGGTGAAAACGGGCCCTTGTTTAAAGCTGAAGGAGCGGCTGTTCATATCGTAAATGCTGGTGCCGGTGATTTCGGCCGGTAACATGTCCGGGGTCAGTTGAACCCGATTGAAAGTGAGTCCCAAAAGCTGGGCCAGACTTTTGACCAGCGTGGTTTTGGCCGTGCCCGGCAGGCCTTCCAGCAACATGTGTCCCTCAGAGAGCAGGCCAATGAGCAGGAGATCAATCACTTCCCCTTGGCCAAAAATGACCGTTTCCAGCTGGTTTTTCAGGGCTTGGGCAATGCCTGAGATGGTGGTGGCGGCTTGCTGGCCGTGGTTGGGATGATGGTCTGTGTTTTTGCCTGTGTTTTTGCCTGTGTCTGTGTCCATTGGGGAGCCTCTCGGTTCTGGGGCTTTTTCAGGTTCAGAATTTCTGGGTGCCTAGAATTTCTTGATGTTGAGAATTTCTTCAATCACGGTAAGCTGTCGGGAGGTTTTGAGCAGGGTTTGCGGTGTCAGGTGCTGCTTTGTTTCCGTGGCCCTGATGGCCAGTTTAACCGCCGCCATCAGCTCATCTGGTGAGCTTGGAATATCCCCTTCTCTATGACTCTGGGTACCACTATAGTGGGCAAAACGGGAGAGAAGCAAGTCATGGACTCGGGCCTCCTCGCTCAGGTTGATGCCATGGCGTTGGTGTAAGGTGGTTTTTAGGCGTTTCAGCTGGGGTGTTAGGGCCAGTGAGGCCGATTTGCTTTTTATGTACAAACCGGCCAGAGAGTCAATATAGGGGCTGTGAGCCCCTTGGTCGGGGGGTGGGTTCTCCTCCCGCAGGGTGGCGAGCGGTTTCCAGCGCACAAAGCCCAGCCACAGCAACAGGCCGAAAAACAGCATCAACTGGGCGAAGATGCCCCCCAAGGGCGTTTTTTTCTGAAAGTAGCTCAGCAAGTCGCCACTTTCGGCGTAGCCATGCACAAACTCATTCACCACAATGGGGTGGTTGGTTTGCCGCAGCAGGTTGGTTAAAAACTGGTAGTTGTCATTGTCCGGCTGGTTCAGGTAGCGGTTTTCTCCCAAATCCGTCACCGTTCCCAGAATCAGCCGACCTTTGCGGTAGGGCAGCCACACCAGCACGGGTTGCTTCTGAACGTCCTGCAAGATGGGCTCGGCGTTCAAAATACCACTGTTTCCGGCCTGAAGTGTGGCGGTGTTTCGGCTGAGCAGGGGGGCTTTGAGGAAAGCGCCCAGGGGAATTCTGGCTTGCGGAGAGAGAGACAGTGAGCGCAGGGCTGGTTTGAGTTTGGACGGCTTGAGTTTGGCGGGCGCGGGCAGGCTGACATTCAGCTGAAAGCGCTCCAGTAAAGCGCCAGAGCCCACCCGCCGGAAATCATCCAGCAGCACCAAGGTGTTGCCTTTGGCCACCCATTGCAGCAGTTTGGCGGTTTCTTTTTGGTCGAAGGCCACACTGTCATTGGTGACCGTGTATGGCTTGACGATCAGCATGGTGGTGGGCGTGGGCAATTCATTGAGGGCGTCAAAGCCGTTTTCCCAGCTGGCAATGGCCAGTCCGCTTTTCTGGCTGGCCAAAAACCAGGCCTTGTAGCCGGAGGGGCCCGCGTTGTGGATGGAGTTTTCCACCAGCGCTTCCGCGCCGGAACGGTTTGAGGGGGGCAACAGGGCGGCCAATCCCACGAAAGTGATGATGCCGGTGATCAGGAAGGTGAGCCACAGGGCCTCTCTGGAAACCGGTTTGTTTCCGTATTTAGCCATGCGGCACCTTCAGGTGGGTCTGCAGGGCCTCAAACCGGGTATGGCTGCTTTGGAACTGCGCCGCTCCGGCGTGCTGTTTTCCGTAGCGGATGCCTTCAAAGGTCTGGGCCATGGCGTGAAAGTCCTGTTTGAGATCCTCTCGGGCCTGTGCGCTCAGTTGGCGCTGGTACTCCAGGTTAGTGCGCGCGGATTCGTAGGGCACAACGGACTTTTCATCCAGCAGGCACAGGCTTGCCATGTACAGTTCCCGGATGGCATTCTGGTAATCGCCATTTTGAGCCGCCTGAAAGGCGTTTCGGTAATGATGCTCCGAGGTGGTGAGCAAGGATTCCTCGAAAAAGCGGTCCGCTGCTTTTTGATTACTGATTTGCCTGCCCTCTTGCCAGCGAATGAGTAGGGTTAGCAGTAAGTAGACGCCGTAAAGCCCTGCCAAAACCAGTATAAAGCTGATAAAAATACTGAACAGATCCCGGATATTCTGGGGGAGATCGGGCATCCAGTGGGGTTGCGCCTTCCCCAGAAAGTTGACAATGCCCTTGAGAGCCGCTTCCAAGGCCTGCCCGGCGGCGTCATAGAGTTTTTGGAACCACGGCTGTTTCAGCAATGCGTCCAGTGGCGAGGGCGGCGGCGGCTGAAATTCGGGCAGTCGCCGGACTTCTTCCAGGGCCGGGTGGATATCCAGGTTGTTCTGGGTAAATTGGTTCAGGGGAAGCCCATGCAGGCGTTCCAGCGGGGAGGTTCCGTTGGCCGCAGGGGCGGCTGGGTGCTGTAACGCGCCAATGGTCATGGGGTAGGAAAATTCCGGGCTTGGGCTATAATGCTAGATAAGAAGGCCTCATTCCTGATTTTACACCATAACCAAGGAGATTTCCCCGAGACCATGGCCGTTTTGAAAGTCATTAACTATGGCGAGCCCGTTTTGAGACAAGAGGCGGAAAAGGTAACCAAGGTTTCCGCCAAAATTCAAAAGCTGGTGGCCGATATGTTTGACACCATGTACGCCTACAATGGCTGTGGTTTGGCGGCGCCGCAGGTGGGGGAACTCAAGCGGATTTTTGTGCTGGATTGCTCTACGGATGAAAACCCGATGCCGCAAATGGTGTTTATCAACCCGGTCATCGTGAAGCGGGACGGGGCCATTATCAGCCGGGAGGGCTGTCTGAGTTTCCCGGGGGTGTACACCGATGTGAAACGCTATGGCTCCGTGACCGTCCGGTACATGGATTTGAAGGGCAAAACCCAGACCATGACCGCTCAGGAAGGCACCCTGTTGTGCCGGGCCATTCAGCACGAGCTGGATCACCTGAATGGGGTGCTGTTTGTGGATCATGTGATCGATCGCTTTAGCACCGATCAATTGCTCTCGGAGCATCAGTTGCCCCCCATTCAGCCGGAAAAAATGATTGAAGAGCCGGAGTTGGATCAGGCTTTGCAGGGCGTGGCTTTATAGCGTTGAAGCAGTCTCACTCAGTCCGTCTGAAAAATGGGCTGAATCGCTTTGTGGGGGGGGACCTGGTTGATAGACCAGCTGGTTTGCGTTTTCAGCCTTTCCAGGGCCGGTAAGCATTCGGTCGCGGATGACTGCTCGGCTTTTGCTGGGGCTTTTTGCGGGCGCTGTTTTTTGTTGTTATGATGGCCGTAGTTTTACCCGTTCCAAGGAAGCATCACCATGACCGCAAACCCCATTCGCATTGTTTTTCTGGGCACACCTGCCTTTTCTATTCCGGCCTTACAAACCTTGAACGCTGATGCGCGTATTGAAATCGCCGCGGTGGTGACTCAGCCGGATCGTCCGGCGGGCCGGGGGCAAAAGCTGACCCCGCCGCCCATCAAGAGCCTGGCCGATGAATTGGGGCTCCCGGTGTTTCAGACCGTCTCCATTAAAAAAGATGAGGCCCTGAAAGCGCATTTGAAATCGTTGGCGCCCGATTTTCTGGTGACCGTAGCCTTTGGGCAAATCTTAACCCAGGAAGTGCTGGACATTCCCAAGGTAGGCACGGTGAACGCCCATGCCTCTCTGCTGCCCGAATTCCGGGGGGCC containing:
- the pyk gene encoding pyruvate kinase; the protein is MTIATQQASPQPQKNNPALQHADISLLHRTKIVATLGPATASPEMVKQLALAGVSVFRLNMSHGNADEQGARVQMLRNVAAELNQPLAILADLQGPKLRTGFLKDNQPIPLEDFSVVEFTSRTRESSPGVVATKYGELIAVLEPGALILLDDGKIRLEVLEKVNAETLKCQVVQGGLLEARKGINIPGTTLPIPSLTEKDKEDVAAAVAAKVDYIALSFVQQAKDIVELRQYVESLGYTCPPVVAKIEKPQALKDIDNIIQETDALMVARGDLGVELRPEEVPVAQKMLVAKANAAAKPVIIATQMLESMISSVQPSRSDVSDIANAVFDGADALMLSGETSVGEHPVATVTMMGRIIHEAEKSIFANSLDRPMEENRTVSPNFYHAIAQTASYAARKANIKAVVVFSNSGSMAQRISKLKPTRPIIALTPKAEVANKMALLWGVVPVVIPQSEQTDVMLENGEKAIFEKNLLKKGEGVVFCAGNTQMKGADNMLKIYHIGHTE
- the hflX gene encoding GTPase HflX, translating into MPSILGHVDGVKKSLVHRLEKLYQRRVKGGVLLSRDLAEELCELSLLLKREISVFMDFQGRVELVVVGPLNDLDQLPIALPASTDGLARRYCLHTRLGWQIPALGDQVMVLQFHLPVLGILMAGLSPQHPGGFSRQFGEQPQFCDGFYLLSPASEALPGGETRRSCEVGDLTTVGKAAEESLEKWIEWTEPVFARGPHQLAQSGERALLMGIHTGGAQAESDLQDTLDELSQLAKSAGAVVVDRVTQARKHPDPGTYIGSGKADEFAFLIQQLQIDVVIADDELSPVQQRNLERILRTKVIDRTELILDIFAQRAQSREGKIQVELAQLQYEMPRLKGRGRAFSQQTAVGAKGGIATRGPGETRLETDRRLLRERVTQLEKEAQQVVRHRQFQRQSRKQSHMPLIALVGYTNAGKSTLMRRLTLADVLVEDRLFATLDPTIRKLYLPPDAQDVDTLGQEVLLSDTVGFIRKLPTFLIKAFRATLEEAASADLLWHVWDISHPERLKQMASVQEVLTTLWEELGIEPPPMWTVCNKMDRWQALSVEELAMLEAAAQTPVFPISAKAGDGISELLRATRHFLQGPASYADQRTDFAERLER
- a CDS encoding dihydroorotate dehydrogenase, whose amino-acid sequence is MSTVMPSLSISAAGLSFHSPLLNASGTFNAPLFNQLFPLKAVMGGIVTKTVTQNPQAGNLQPRTTELPGIGMLNSIGLQNPGLAYSLETEIPELKAMGLPVILSISANSSAEFAQMIETTLSHPHAAQIDAIELNLSCPNVAKGGIHFGSAADSVKEALSAVTGICPKPVFAKLTPNVSDIVSIGAAAIEGGAAGLTAINTVLGVAIDIHQKKPVMPRVSAGYSGPGIKPIALHAIWNLHKHFPETPIIGVGGISNAQDVLEFLMAGASLVQVGTICFRQPTIFKTIQSDLQAFCRTENLDSLNKLIGCAHGE
- a CDS encoding iron-sulfur cluster-binding protein, whose translation is MQTPLQTPLPSLLTDMRCQVISNQICGNQLKLLRLRLLDGSFQCLPGQFVMLDLPDSQFYFRRPFSVLDTPDPQTLDIYYKQVGVGTAMMGDFQPGQIINCLGPLGKGFTPPTQPESALYIGGGIGIAPPYFLAKSQPEKGHCFYGVRNAGEIGLQNALEAQFGKNLHIATDNGSAGFHGNVCQLLEQHTALVSQAQEAYVCGPTRMMAATATLLKSINPAIRVEVSLEERMPCGTGACTGCVIPRTDRYLPAKVCLEGPVFEASLIDWQGGPPRPLSAFCEEAPCPQ
- a CDS encoding AAA family ATPase, whose amino-acid sequence is MDTDTGKNTGKNTDHHPNHGQQAATTISGIAQALKNQLETVIFGQGEVIDLLLIGLLSEGHMLLEGLPGTAKTTLVKSLAQLLGLTFNRVQLTPDMLPAEITGTSIYDMNSRSFSFKQGPVFTDLLLADEINRTPPKTQSALLEAMEEQQVTMDGQRNALSPLFTVIATLNPVEFEGTFPLPEAQLDRFMMKIQMKYPAPAAEKQMLSEFAKHAGTRYLYQKALTPIVSREEVLACRKLLGHILVEDSMRDYMLQIIQDTRQNPNIELGCSPRSALSLLAASRAHAAIQGQGFVTPDNVKAVAGPIIRHRLILTAEAELDELTADQMVQQTLSKIAVPR
- the def gene encoding peptide deformylase, with translation MAVLKVINYGEPVLRQEAEKVTKVSAKIQKLVADMFDTMYAYNGCGLAAPQVGELKRIFVLDCSTDENPMPQMVFINPVIVKRDGAIISREGCLSFPGVYTDVKRYGSVTVRYMDLKGKTQTMTAQEGTLLCRAIQHELDHLNGVLFVDHVIDRFSTDQLLSEHQLPPIQPEKMIEEPELDQALQGVAL
- a CDS encoding ABC transporter ATP-binding protein → MSAPSIQSEQSSPSVPPQPFIRLEKVSKHFPIHKGFFNRKVGEVQAVTEIDLEIYAGETLGVVGESGCGKSTLGRSILQLLRPSGGRVLLDGIDLCTLSNRQLQPLRREMQIVFQNPYSSLDPRMTIGETVAEPLQVHHLYKGPALTRRVAELLDMVGLPRDAFRRYPHEFSGGQRQRVGIARAIALNPRFIVADEPVSALDVSVQAQILNLMDDLKKEFKLTYLFIAHNLSVVEYISDRVAVMYLGKIVEIAPAASLYHQPLHPYTKALLSAIPVPDPTVDLSKRVLLQGDLPSPSNPPSGCRFHTRCPYVVDKCKTEVPAGIEYLPGHVAYCHRVLEINALPPSL
- a CDS encoding DUF4350 domain-containing protein, which translates into the protein MAKYGNKPVSREALWLTFLITGIITFVGLAALLPPSNRSGAEALVENSIHNAGPSGYKAWFLASQKSGLAIASWENGFDALNELPTPTTMLIVKPYTVTNDSVAFDQKETAKLLQWVAKGNTLVLLDDFRRVGSGALLERFQLNVSLPAPAKLKPSKLKPALRSLSLSPQARIPLGAFLKAPLLSRNTATLQAGNSGILNAEPILQDVQKQPVLVWLPYRKGRLILGTVTDLGENRYLNQPDNDNYQFLTNLLRQTNHPIVVNEFVHGYAESGDLLSYFQKKTPLGGIFAQLMLFFGLLLWLGFVRWKPLATLREENPPPDQGAHSPYIDSLAGLYIKSKSASLALTPQLKRLKTTLHQRHGINLSEEARVHDLLLSRFAHYSGTQSHREGDIPSSPDELMAAVKLAIRATETKQHLTPQTLLKTSRQLTVIEEILNIKKF
- a CDS encoding DUF4112 domain-containing protein — its product is MKPSHPSLERLRRIANLMDSAVTIPVLRKKIGLDPLLGLFPGGGDALGLLLSSYAVWVAFELGLPRIVMMRIVINIVLDWLIGLVPVVGDVADIFWKANQMNVRIVEAAYREMLVQGHGAQSKTVTIDVTVEPV
- a CDS encoding DUF4129 domain-containing protein codes for the protein MTIGALQHPAAPAANGTSPLERLHGLPLNQFTQNNLDIHPALEEVRRLPEFQPPPPSPLDALLKQPWFQKLYDAAGQALEAALKGIVNFLGKAQPHWMPDLPQNIRDLFSIFISFILVLAGLYGVYLLLTLLIRWQEGRQISNQKAADRFFEESLLTTSEHHYRNAFQAAQNGDYQNAIRELYMASLCLLDEKSVVPYESARTNLEYQRQLSAQAREDLKQDFHAMAQTFEGIRYGKQHAGAAQFQSSHTRFEALQTHLKVPHG